A stretch of Cygnus olor isolate bCygOlo1 chromosome 16, bCygOlo1.pri.v2, whole genome shotgun sequence DNA encodes these proteins:
- the TP53RK gene encoding LOW QUALITY PROTEIN: EKC/KEOPS complex subunit TP53RK (The sequence of the model RefSeq protein was modified relative to this genomic sequence to represent the inferred CDS: inserted 1 base in 1 codon), with protein sequence MAEHSCATRMRAAVSAPKMAAAGSVEAVEGAAVAVGGSAEAAAPGPAVGEAPPLPGLQLVQQGAEARVYRGRFLGRAAVVKLRFPKRYRHPALEERLSRRRTAQEARSLLRCRRAGIPAPVVYFVDYVTNCIYLEDIVGSITVQDHINSVQDSGNDTSSLLNLAEKMGELLARMHDEDLIHGDLTTSNVLLRPPAEKLDLVLIDFGLSFISGLPEDKGVDLYVLEKAFLSTHPNTETLFKALLKAYAATSXKSGPVMKRLDEVRLRGRKRSMVG encoded by the exons ATGGCGGAGCACAGCTGCGCGACGCGCATGCGCGCTGCGGTCTCGGCGCCTAAGATGGCGGCGGCCGGCAGTGTTGAGGCCGTGGAAGGGGCTGCGGTGGCTGTGGGGGGCTCGGCCGAAGCGGCCGCGCCGGGCCCTGCGGTGGGCGAGGCTCCGCCGCTGCcggggctgcagctggtgcagcAGGGCGCTGAGGCGCGGGTGTACCGGGGGCGCTTCCTGGGGCGGGCGGCCGTGGTGAAGCTCCGCTTCCCGAAGCGGTACCGGCACCCGGCGCTGGAGGAGCGGCTCAGCCGGCGGCGCACGGCGCAGGAGGCGCGCTCCTTGCTGCGGTGCCGCCGGGCAG GGATTCCGGCCCCAGTGGTCTACTTCGTGGATTATGTGACCAACTGCATATATCTCGAAGATATCGTAGGCTCGATTACTGTTCAAGACCACATTAATTCCGTACAAGACAGTGGAAATGACACCAGTAGCCTCCTTAATTTAGCAGAGAAGATGGGCGAGCTGTTAGCAAGGATGCACGATGAAGACCTTATACACGGGGATCTGACGACTTCCAATGTACTTCTGCGACCACCTGCTGAGAAGCTGGACTTGGTGTTGATAGATTTTGgactcagttttatttcaggtcTTCCAGAGGATAAAGGGGTTGATTTATATGTTCTGGAAAAAGCCTTCCTTAGTACTCATCCCAATACAGAAACTCTGTTCAAAGCCCTACTAAAGGCCTATGCAGCAACGT AAAAGTCTGGCCCTGTGATGAAAAGGCTGGATGAAGTGAGGctaaggggaaggaagagatcCATGGTGGGGTGA
- the SLC2A10 gene encoding LOW QUALITY PROTEIN: solute carrier family 2, facilitated glucose transporter member 10 (The sequence of the model RefSeq protein was modified relative to this genomic sequence to represent the inferred CDS: deleted 1 base in 1 codon), whose translation MEHCAGARRQARERDPLSPSEEQGRALLVLLLSATVSLLGGLIFGYELGIISGALLQLQTDFHLGCFRQEVLVSSLLIGALLASLVGGILIDRHGRRRAILVSNLVLLFGSLILTLARSFIGLVIGRMTVGFAISVSSMACCIYVSEMVAAHQRGLLVSLYEAGITVGILLSYALNYVFADVDEGWRYMFGLAIAPTAMQFLSILFLPVNPVKLNSWDSDCQKGLIQLQTAEDREAAKQESYKEKHYSFLDLFRTRDNMRRRTLVGLGLVLFQQFTGQPNVLGYASKIFHSVGFQSNSSAILASVGLGAIKVVATLVAMAFADKAGRRVLLIAGCVVMAISVTTIGLTSCITPLAMARDCTAAADPNASHSLGQHPLTPLSSQPTGFRVPPALGEGNGQGGPGSAAAQSLTKAFAGAQSREAVTDSSHTQKMGLASQSKTETGESSGPPFGGAPPTEHMVLNWITLLSMMAFVSAFSIGFGPMTWLVLSEIYPAGIRGRAFAFCNSFNWAANLLISLSFLDLIDAIGFSWMFLLYGLMGVMAVIFIYLFVPETKGQSLEEIDQQFSRKRLWEGSGCKPRRARGASCTHGQYQRVEHTSST comes from the exons ATGGAGCACTGTGCTGGTGCAAGGAGACAAGCCCGAGAGCGTGACCCCTTGTCTCCAAGCGAAGAGCAAG GTCGCGCACTGCTGGTCCTCCTGCTGTCTGCTACAGTCTCTCTCCTGGGCGGGCTGATATTTGGATACGAGCTGGGGATTATCTCCGGtgcgctgctgcagctgcaaacAGACTTTCACCTCGGCTGCTTCAGGCAGGAAGTTCTGGTGAGCTCCCTCCTCATCGGGGCGCTCCTCGCCTCTCTGGTGGGGGGCATCCTCATTGACCGCCATGGCCGGAGGAGAGCAATCCTGGTCAGCAACTTGGTCCTGCTGTTCGGCAGCCTTATTCTGACGTTGGCGAGGTCGTTCATTGGGCTGGTCATTGGGCGCATGACCGTGGGCTTTGCCATCTCTGTCTCATCCATGGCCTGCTGCATCTATGTCTCGGAGATGGTGGCGGCCCATCAGCGAGGGCTGCTGGTGTCTCTCTACGAAGCAGGTATCACTGTAGGCATCCTGCTGTCGTATGCACTGAATTACGTCTTTGCGGACGTGGATGAGGGATGGAGGTACATGTTTGGACTGGCCATTGCCCCGACAGCCATGCAGTTCCTCAGCATCCTCTTTCTCCCAGTGAACCCCGTTAAATTAAACTCGTGGGACTCAGACTGCCAGAAGGGTCTCATTCAACTGCAGACTGCTGAGGACAGAGAGGCAGCAAAGCAGGAGTCCTATAAGGAGAAGCACTACTCATTTCTTGACCTTTTCAGGACCAGAGACAACATGAGAAGACGCACTCTGGTGGGCCTGGGCCTGGTGCTCTTCCAGCAGTTCACTGGGCAGCCCAACGTGCTGGGCTATGCCTCCAAAATCTTCCACTCGGTGGGATTCCAGAGCAACTCCTCCGCCATCCTGGCCTCTGTTGGGCTGGGGGCGATAAAGGTGGTGGCCACGCTCGTCGCGATGGCGTTTGCAGACAAGGCCGGCAGGAGAGTGCTGCTCATCGCCGGCTGCGTGGTGATGGCAATCTCCGTCACCACCATTGGCCTCACCAGCTGCATCACTCCGCTGGCCATGGCCAGGGACTGCACGGCGGCCGCAGACCCCAACGCATCCCACAGCCTCGGCCAGCATCCCCTGACGCCCCTGTCCTCCCAACCCACTGGGTTCCGTGTCCCACCAGCATTAGGTGAAGGCAACGGGCAG GGGGGTCCTGGTTCTGCTGCCGCACAGAGCCTTACAAAAGCCTTCGCCGGTGCTCAGAGCAGGGAGGCTGTTACTGACTCTTCCCACACCCAGAAGATGGGCTTGGCAAGTCAGTCCAAAACAGAGACAGGAGAGAGCTCAGGCCCTCCTTTTGGTGGTGCTCCCCCGACAGAACATATGGTTTTAAATTGGATTACGCTGCTGAGCATGATGGCTTTCGTGAGCGCATTCTCAATTGGATTTGGACCAA TGACCTGGCTGGTCCTCAGTGAGATCTACCCAGCTGGAATAAGAGGAAGagcctttgctttctgcaacAGCTTTAACTGGGCCGCCAATTTACTGATCAGCCTCTCCTTCCTAGACCTTATTG ATGCCATTGGTTTCTCTTGGATGTTTCTTCTCTATGGACTGATGGGAGTGATGGCTGTTATATTCATTTACCTTTTTGTTCCGGAAACAAAAGGCCAGTCCTTAGAGGAGATAGACCAGCAGTTCTCCAGGAAACG GTTGTGGGAAGGGAGCGGGTGTAAGCCGAGGCGTGCAAGAGGAGCGAGCTGCACACATGGGCAGTACCAGCGAGTGGAGCACACCAGCAGCACCTGA